Proteins encoded by one window of Sardina pilchardus chromosome 7, fSarPil1.1, whole genome shotgun sequence:
- the nppal gene encoding natriuretic peptide A-like, whose amino-acid sequence MIANISLLCLSSLLILNIVGAKPISSLQNLKQLLEDEAVGPYFDMNESEVDGKDLSPERSDFGAGATGHPWENAEGDTAMSGKENALARLLNDILSTSKRSWSRFKKGGLRSCFGVRLERIGSFSGLGC is encoded by the exons ATGATTGCAaacatctctcttctctgcctaTCGTCGCTTCTGATTTTGAATATTGTTGGGGCTAAACCGATTTCTAGTTTGCAG AATCTGAAACAGCTACTGGAGGACGAGGCAGTGGGACCGTACTTCGACATGAATGAATCCGAGGTGGATGGGAAGGATTTGAGCCCAGAAAGGAGCGATTTCGGTGCGGGGGCAACGGGGCATCCCTGGGAGAATGCAGAGGGTGATACCGCTATGTCTGGCAAGGAGAACGCGCTCGCACGCCTCCTCAACGACATCCTCTCCACGTCCAAGCGCTCCTGGAGCCGGTTCAAGAAGGGAGGACTGCGCAGCTGCTTCGGCGTGCGTCTGGAGAGAATAGGCTCCTTTAGCGGTTTGGGTTGCTAA
- the nppb gene encoding natriuretic peptides B: MQLFNIPITLLLAFLNLHLLSGHPVVPSETLSSEDVDILKVLLRQLEDSIPEQRPAASDGDSAQRDADVPLEDMSLPEEEDYTQPQSAQHPRLSLADVKEFLSARDLKAVRNDSSKRYSACFGRRMDRIGSMTSLGCNTVGRKNRRR; the protein is encoded by the exons ATGCAGCTTTTCAACATTCCAATTACTCTCCTTCTTGCGTTCCTGAACTTGCACCTGCTGAGTGGGCACCCAGTGGTGCCCAGTGAGACCTTATCCAGTGAAGATGTGGACATCTTAAAG GTTCTTCTTCGCCAATTGGAGGACTCTATCCCTGAACAAAGACCAGCTGCCTCTGATGGCGACTCTGCGCAGAGGGATGCGGACGTGCCTTTGGAAGACATGTCGCTACCCGAAGAAGAGGACTACACACAGCCTCAGAGTGCCCAGCATCCTAGACTGAGTCTGGCTGACGTGAAAGAGTTTCTTTCGGCCCGCGACCTGAAGGCCGTCCGTAACGACTCTTCAAAGAGATACTCTGCATGCTTCGGGAGACGCATGGACAGGATCGGTTCTATGACTTCACTGGGATGCAACACTGTTGGACGCAAAA ATCGGAGAAGATGA